The region GTTGTTGAAATTGAAAAGCCACAGGCCGCACCTGCAATGCCTGAAATGGGTGGAATGCCATACTAATTATTTAGCTTTATAAAAGAGAGAATCAATTGTTTGATTCTCTCTTTTTGTATAAAGTTAACATGAGGTATAATAAAAGAAAAATACAGGGAGGATCTGAAATGTTGAAAGGAATTGGAACAGATATTGTTGAGATTAATCGTATCAGTTCTTTAAATCATAAAGAAAGATTTGTTAAAAAGTTACTAAGCAATGATGAGTATCAACTATTTTTAAATTTTAAATCTGAGAAAAGACAACATGAGTTTTTAGCCGGACGCTGGGCAGTAAAAGAAGCGTTATATAAGGCTCTTGGAACTTACTGTGATGGCAAATCATATACTGAGTTTAGTATTTTAAATGATGAAAATGGAAAACCATATTTAGATAAGCCTCAGTTAGAAGACATTCATTTGAGTTTAAGTCATTGCGAACAATATGCAGTGGCATTTGTTGTTGTAGAATCAAATTAAAACCAGTTGCCTATCAGTGCAACTGGTTTTAATTATTAGTCATTTCTACTAGAGAAGAGTAGAGCAATATTTATAAGTCCTGCGATTCCAACTAATCCATAAATAACTCTTGAAATAATTGCTGTTTGCCCACCAAATAAGTAAGCAACTAAATCAAATTCAAAAAATCCAATTAGTCCCCAATTTATTGCACCAATAATTGTTAGAACTAATGCAATACGCTGAATAATAGCCATCTTCGATGCTCCTTTCGTTTTGAATATTATTAGTATTTAATTAATATGGTAGTTTTATGTATTAGAAAGCATAAATTAAATATCGAATTCATATTATTTATTGAAATGAACTTAATAAAGAGGTGGATAGCGATGAAGAAATTATGTTTAGTGTTCGCAGTAATGCTTACCGTGCTATTAGCAGGATGCGGAGAAATGTCACAGCAAGACGTCGTAGATAAGTTAACAAGTAATCTCGACGATGCGAAGTCTTATTATGCAACTGGGGTTATGGAAGTTGATAATAATGGACAAATGTATCAATACAACGTAGAAGTGGCTTACCAACAACCAAATTACTACAAAGTAACATTGAAAAATGAAACAACTAACAATGAACAAATCATCTTAAAAAATGACGATGGAGTTTATGTTTTAACACCAGCGTTAAACAAACAATTTAAATTCCAAAGTGATTGGCCATTATCAAGTTCACAAGTGTATTTATATCAATCATTATTATCAGATATCTTAAATGATACTGAAACTTCATTCTTATCTGAAGACGATTGCTATACATTTGAGACAGTAGCTAATTATCATGGAAATCGTGATTTAACAACACAAAAAGTGGTGTTTGATAAAAAATCATTAACACCAACTGAAGTGTATGTGATGGATGCGGAGGGAACACCACGCGTTTCAATGAAATTTACATCATTCAAATTTAATGAGGATTTAGCTGATGGATATTTTGATTGTCAACAAACAATGGAGTATTCTCAAGAAACAATGGGCGAAGGTGTAATTAACACATTAACAGGTGAATTGTATCCTTCATATTTACCAGAGGGAACAACTCTTTCAAATAAACAATCAATTGAAACTGAAATGGGTGAACGTATTATTATGACGTTCGATGGAGATAAAGACTTCACAATGATTCAAGAACCAGCTTCTTATTCAGAAACTGGTAATCTTGAAACAGTGGCAGGAGAGCCTGTTTTAATTAACGGAACAATTGGAGCTTTAAGCGACAATTCAATTACTTGGGTTGATCGTGGAGTAGAGTTTTTCTTAGTTTCTGAAACATTAGAAGAAGATGAATTAGTATCTGTTGCTTCTTCTATGACTAGTTATTTTGAAAAATAAGAGTTAAAAGAAGGACTGCCTAGGCAGTCCTTTTAAATTAATTAAATAAGTTTGAGAGATAGTTAATTAAATCGAATTGAAACAAGTCGTTCTTTTCAATAATTTTACA is a window of Turicibacter sanguinis DNA encoding:
- a CDS encoding DUF378 domain-containing protein; translated protein: MAIIQRIALVLTIIGAINWGLIGFFEFDLVAYLFGGQTAIISRVIYGLVGIAGLINIALLFSSRND
- a CDS encoding LolA family protein translates to MKKLCLVFAVMLTVLLAGCGEMSQQDVVDKLTSNLDDAKSYYATGVMEVDNNGQMYQYNVEVAYQQPNYYKVTLKNETTNNEQIILKNDDGVYVLTPALNKQFKFQSDWPLSSSQVYLYQSLLSDILNDTETSFLSEDDCYTFETVANYHGNRDLTTQKVVFDKKSLTPTEVYVMDAEGTPRVSMKFTSFKFNEDLADGYFDCQQTMEYSQETMGEGVINTLTGELYPSYLPEGTTLSNKQSIETEMGERIIMTFDGDKDFTMIQEPASYSETGNLETVAGEPVLINGTIGALSDNSITWVDRGVEFFLVSETLEEDELVSVASSMTSYFEK
- the acpS gene encoding holo-ACP synthase, coding for MLKGIGTDIVEINRISSLNHKERFVKKLLSNDEYQLFLNFKSEKRQHEFLAGRWAVKEALYKALGTYCDGKSYTEFSILNDENGKPYLDKPQLEDIHLSLSHCEQYAVAFVVVESN